In the Corynebacterium suedekumii genome, one interval contains:
- a CDS encoding UDP-glucose dehydrogenase family protein: MRMTVIGTGYLGATHAACMAELGHDVLGVDVDTAKIESLKAGTVPFYEPGLPEVLTRNLEAGRLDFTTDYAEAARFANVHFLGVGTPQKRGSYAADMTYVRAVVQDLVPLLEGDHIILGKSTVPVGTAAELQELADELARPGTTVEIAWNPEFLREGYAVKDTITPDRIVLGVRKEESRAEEVAREVYATPISQGTPFLVMDLPTAELVKVSANAFLATKISFINAVSEVCESSGGDITALADAIGFDERIGRKFLGAGLGFGGGCLPKDIRAFMARAGELGADDALTFLREVDAVNMRRRDRVVHLTRKLSGGNLLGKRVTVLGAAFKPNSDDVRDSPALSVAGSLSLAGAAVSVYDPEAMDNARKVFPTLDYAETVEEALDEADIVVLATEWQQFRDLDPVATGELVNNKVIIDGRNVLPVQAWQDAGWNIQALGRNL, encoded by the coding sequence ATGCGTATGACTGTGATCGGCACCGGATACCTGGGTGCGACCCACGCGGCGTGCATGGCGGAACTCGGCCATGATGTGCTCGGCGTGGACGTGGACACCGCCAAGATTGAGTCGCTCAAGGCGGGCACGGTCCCGTTCTACGAGCCCGGGCTGCCGGAGGTGCTCACCCGCAATCTGGAGGCCGGTCGACTCGACTTCACCACCGATTACGCGGAGGCGGCACGGTTCGCCAACGTGCACTTCCTCGGGGTGGGCACGCCCCAGAAGCGGGGCTCCTACGCCGCGGACATGACCTACGTCCGCGCCGTGGTCCAGGACCTGGTGCCGTTGCTCGAGGGTGACCACATCATCCTGGGCAAGTCGACCGTGCCGGTGGGTACCGCCGCGGAGCTGCAGGAACTGGCCGATGAGCTGGCCCGCCCGGGAACGACGGTGGAGATCGCCTGGAACCCGGAGTTCCTCCGCGAGGGCTACGCCGTGAAGGACACGATCACCCCGGACCGCATCGTCCTCGGCGTGCGCAAGGAGGAGTCGCGCGCGGAGGAGGTGGCCCGCGAGGTGTATGCCACCCCGATCAGCCAGGGCACCCCGTTCCTGGTCATGGACCTGCCGACCGCGGAGCTGGTGAAGGTCTCGGCGAACGCGTTCCTGGCCACGAAGATCTCCTTCATCAACGCCGTGTCCGAGGTGTGCGAGTCCTCGGGCGGTGACATCACCGCCCTGGCGGACGCCATCGGTTTCGATGAGCGCATCGGCCGGAAGTTCCTCGGCGCGGGCCTCGGTTTCGGCGGTGGCTGTCTACCGAAGGACATCCGGGCGTTCATGGCGCGGGCCGGTGAACTGGGCGCGGATGACGCGCTCACGTTCCTCCGCGAGGTCGACGCGGTCAACATGCGGCGCCGGGACCGCGTGGTCCACCTGACCCGCAAGCTGTCGGGAGGCAACCTGCTGGGCAAGCGGGTCACCGTCCTCGGTGCGGCCTTCAAGCCGAACTCGGATGATGTGCGCGACTCCCCGGCCCTGTCGGTGGCGGGTTCGCTGTCCCTGGCCGGCGCCGCCGTGAGCGTCTACGACCCGGAGGCGATGGACAACGCCCGCAAGGTCTTCCCGACGCTCGACTACGCGGAGACCGTCGAGGAGGCCCTCGACGAGGCCGACATCGTCGTCCTGGCCACTGAGTGGCAGCAGTTCCGTGACCTGGACCCGGTTGCCACCGGCGAGCTGGTGAACAACAAGGTCATCATCGACGGCCGGAACGTCCTGCCCGTTCAGGCGTGGCAGGACGCGGGCTGGAACATCCAGGCCCTCGGCCGCAACCTGTAG
- a CDS encoding DUF2613 domain-containing protein, which translates to MSRSSESVNRRALGSAVASTVVGVALGVVSVIGIASFSGQDSVPQGNAVPADDALLGGPEYGTRG; encoded by the coding sequence ATGTCACGCAGCTCCGAATCCGTCAACCGCCGCGCCCTGGGCTCGGCGGTCGCCAGCACGGTCGTCGGTGTGGCCCTCGGCGTCGTCTCCGTGATCGGCATCGCCTCCTTCTCCGGGCAGGACTCCGTGCCGCAGGGCAACGCCGTCCCCGCCGATGACGCCCTGCTCGGCGGCCCCGAGTACGGCACCCGCGGCTGA
- a CDS encoding glycerophosphodiester phosphodiesterase family protein, whose translation MTIYLIVTAPPAEVATLRPLHLIARSSPPPSSGLSSDLSSTVPTVDPAANLPQTFDLQSHRFGRGEWTEESALGLVEFQKLDVTTLEFDIVISADGVPVVWHDPVIQADKCTDTSPVGGDDPDFPYVGDLVRDLTWAQLQTLNCNLPLPGHPDAVHPETNQLLQLRDVFELTRDDDAVHYNIETKIEGEDRERSATPEQFVDAILPVIEEYGVSGRTMIQSFDWRSLPLVRAQAPEIPLVLLWDESTWFEGSPWIGEVDHAAVDGDIIAAARQLDVQVLSPGYAQPYGANAGDADYHPVATPEFIAAAHANGLMVVPWTINDESTMREQIEAGVDGIITDYPSRLAAVLDELGIGY comes from the coding sequence TTGACTATTTATCTCATCGTCACCGCACCGCCAGCCGAGGTCGCGACACTACGGCCATTACACCTCATCGCGCGATCCTCGCCACCGCCCTCCTCCGGGCTCAGCAGTGACCTGTCCTCCACCGTCCCAACCGTCGACCCGGCCGCCAACCTGCCACAGACCTTCGACCTCCAGTCCCACCGCTTCGGCCGCGGCGAATGGACCGAGGAATCCGCCCTGGGCCTGGTCGAATTCCAGAAGCTGGACGTCACCACCCTCGAGTTCGACATCGTCATCTCCGCCGACGGCGTACCTGTCGTGTGGCACGATCCGGTCATCCAGGCCGACAAGTGCACCGACACCTCCCCCGTCGGTGGTGACGACCCGGACTTCCCCTACGTCGGCGACCTGGTCAGGGACCTGACCTGGGCCCAGCTGCAGACGCTCAACTGCAACCTCCCGCTTCCGGGTCACCCGGACGCCGTCCACCCCGAGACGAACCAGCTCCTCCAGCTGCGCGACGTCTTCGAGCTGACCCGTGACGACGATGCGGTCCACTACAACATCGAGACCAAGATCGAGGGGGAGGACCGGGAGCGCTCCGCCACCCCGGAGCAGTTCGTCGACGCGATCCTCCCGGTCATCGAGGAGTACGGCGTTTCCGGACGCACCATGATCCAGTCCTTCGACTGGCGCTCCCTCCCCCTCGTGCGTGCCCAGGCCCCGGAGATTCCGCTGGTCCTGCTGTGGGACGAATCCACCTGGTTCGAGGGATCCCCGTGGATCGGCGAGGTCGACCACGCGGCCGTGGACGGCGACATCATCGCCGCCGCCAGGCAGCTGGACGTCCAGGTGCTGTCGCCGGGATACGCCCAGCCCTACGGTGCGAACGCCGGCGACGCGGACTACCACCCGGTGGCCACCCCGGAGTTCATCGCCGCCGCCCACGCCAACGGACTCATGGTCGTGCCGTGGACCATCAACGACGAATCCACCATGCGCGAGCAGATCGAGGCAGGCGTGGACGGCATCATCACCGATTACCCGTCCCGCCTGGCCGCCGTCCTCGACGAGCTCGGTATCGGGTACTGA
- a CDS encoding glycoside hydrolase family 3 N-terminal domain-containing protein — translation MRHAVGRLVAAVTVSTLLAACSPGGSDSVSTPPSTPTSATAAPEAAPQAPKVGRGTTAQKSVPLTPEEQRAQVASLMVVGVTDYDDALAKLQEGAGGIFITSWANPELLTTPGRNIVALREAVGRPFSVSIDFEGGRVQRHSGILGPRYSPRHLAETMTPQQVEEHARHLGNSLRWHGVTVNFAPVLDVDTAALEVVGDRSFSRDPHVAGEYGAAFAQGLRAAGIVPVYKHFPGHGQASGDTHHELAVTPPLDQLKAHDLVPYTVALADVPAAVMVGHMVVPGLGDGQTPSTLEPAAYDLLRSGDYPGGVPFDGLIYTDDLSGMRAITDRHPLPLAVSLALGAGADQALFSNVTDFPAVIDAVVAAINTGQIPAGQIAESAQRVRLQQRESGF, via the coding sequence ATGCGCCACGCCGTAGGTCGGCTCGTCGCCGCCGTCACCGTGTCCACCCTCCTGGCCGCCTGCTCCCCGGGCGGATCCGACAGCGTATCGACGCCGCCCTCGACCCCCACCAGCGCCACTGCGGCGCCCGAAGCGGCGCCGCAGGCGCCGAAGGTGGGGCGGGGCACGACGGCGCAGAAAAGCGTCCCCCTGACCCCGGAGGAGCAGCGCGCGCAGGTGGCCTCGCTCATGGTCGTCGGCGTGACCGACTACGACGACGCGCTGGCGAAACTCCAGGAGGGTGCCGGCGGCATCTTCATCACCAGCTGGGCCAACCCGGAGCTGCTCACCACACCGGGGCGCAACATCGTCGCCCTGCGCGAAGCCGTCGGCCGGCCGTTCTCCGTGTCCATCGACTTCGAGGGCGGGCGGGTTCAGCGGCACTCCGGAATCCTCGGACCCCGCTACTCCCCGCGCCACCTCGCGGAGACGATGACGCCGCAGCAGGTGGAGGAACATGCCCGTCACCTGGGCAATTCCCTGCGCTGGCACGGCGTGACCGTCAACTTCGCGCCCGTGCTCGACGTGGACACCGCCGCCCTGGAGGTCGTCGGCGACCGCTCCTTCTCCCGCGACCCGCATGTGGCCGGCGAGTACGGTGCGGCCTTCGCCCAGGGGCTGCGTGCCGCCGGTATCGTGCCGGTGTACAAGCACTTCCCAGGCCACGGGCAGGCCAGCGGCGACACCCACCACGAGCTCGCGGTGACCCCGCCGCTGGACCAGCTCAAGGCCCACGACCTCGTGCCCTACACCGTGGCGCTGGCGGATGTTCCCGCCGCCGTCATGGTCGGCCACATGGTGGTGCCCGGCCTCGGTGACGGCCAGACCCCCTCGACCCTCGAGCCGGCGGCCTACGACCTGCTCCGCAGCGGCGACTACCCGGGTGGGGTGCCCTTCGACGGCCTCATCTACACCGACGACCTGTCCGGGATGCGGGCCATCACCGACCGGCACCCCCTCCCGTTGGCGGTGTCCCTGGCACTCGGCGCGGGAGCCGATCAGGCGCTGTTCTCCAACGTCACCGACTTCCCGGCGGTCATCGACGCGGTGGTGGCGGCGATCAACACCGGCCAGATCCCCGCCGGGCAGATCGCCGAATCGGCGCAACGGGTCCGACTCCAGCAGCGTGAGTCAGGCTTCTAG
- a CDS encoding LLM class oxidoreductase, with protein sequence MASPFELSDAPVTALPGYRRTFGTGRMTLGLMLPIDAGRPETPDVDPHTQIDLIRKAEAAGVAAVYLRDIPLRDPDFGDVGQVWDPFVYLGYVAASTSEIAVGTAAVVVPVRHPLHLAKEAASVDRLSGGRFLFGVATGDRSSEFPAFGVEEGDRGEVFREHLGVMNRAWTTERKGIRWSGGRMWGGDIVPKPTAVRPPLITVGSCQQSMAWNAEHSDAWLTYHRDPVTQAKYLAQWRELAGPDKPFAQSMSLDLHPDPDAPPATIKFGYRVGRNCLVQLLMDLEKMGVDHVVLGFKRGTRPAPDMLDELLEYVVPTLALS encoded by the coding sequence ATGGCCTCACCCTTCGAGCTTAGCGACGCCCCCGTCACCGCCCTGCCCGGCTATCGCCGGACCTTCGGTACCGGCCGCATGACCCTGGGGCTCATGCTGCCCATCGACGCCGGGCGGCCGGAGACCCCGGACGTGGACCCGCACACCCAGATCGACCTGATCCGGAAAGCGGAGGCCGCGGGCGTGGCGGCGGTGTACCTGCGGGACATTCCGTTGCGGGACCCTGACTTCGGTGATGTGGGCCAGGTGTGGGACCCGTTCGTCTACCTGGGGTACGTGGCGGCGTCGACAAGCGAGATCGCGGTGGGGACCGCGGCGGTGGTGGTGCCGGTGCGACATCCGCTGCACCTGGCGAAGGAGGCGGCGAGCGTGGACCGGCTCAGTGGAGGACGGTTCCTGTTCGGCGTGGCCACGGGTGACCGGAGTTCGGAGTTTCCGGCGTTCGGCGTCGAGGAGGGTGACCGCGGCGAGGTGTTCCGCGAGCACCTGGGCGTGATGAACCGCGCGTGGACGACGGAGCGGAAGGGGATCCGCTGGTCAGGTGGACGGATGTGGGGCGGTGACATCGTGCCGAAACCGACGGCCGTGCGCCCGCCGCTGATCACCGTGGGATCCTGCCAGCAGTCCATGGCGTGGAACGCGGAGCATTCCGACGCGTGGCTGACCTATCACCGGGATCCCGTGACGCAGGCGAAGTATCTGGCGCAGTGGCGCGAGCTCGCTGGCCCAGACAAGCCGTTCGCGCAGTCGATGTCGCTGGATCTGCACCCCGATCCGGACGCCCCGCCGGCCACCATCAAATTCGGCTACCGCGTGGGGCGGAATTGTCTGGTTCAGCTCCTGATGGATCTGGAGAAAATGGGGGTCGATCACGTTGTGCTGGGGTTTAAACGTGGCACTCGTCCGGCGCCGGACATGCTCGATGAGCTGCTCGAATACGTAGTACCAACACTAGCCCTGAGCTGA
- a CDS encoding VanW family protein, whose protein sequence is MSESKSRDSGGRGARVLIGVIVGLLAVFGIAYGVDYALTRGDVPRGTTVGGIAVGGMSPSGARETLERELGGVVDEPAEATAGDMTSSFIPAQAGLSINWDETVDQLGTESLNPLVRLGGLFGTEREAEIVSDIDEALLTPELDRVRGELSREPADGAVALVDGRVDVTDPVNGQTVDGEELRSAVTADWLRPEGVSVEPEVTEPAIGEDAVTEAAEGPAADAVSTPIEVVGRDDVTGTIAQDRLGVVVTFVPDGESLRTDVNTEAAQILLEEQLAVTESERQNAQISFSGGSRQITPSVDGVKINWEQTTEGFADRVLSDDPDQRRWDAAYEDDPATFTTEMAQTATFDETVGSFTTSGYSEASGINISRVASTVNGAIVAPGDTFSLNGYTGPRGAAQGYVESGIIIEGRAGEAVGGGISQFATTLYNAAYFAGMEDVAHTAHSYYISRYPVGREATVFEGAIDLQFRNNSQYPVRIETSVGGGDVTVSLTGVKTVTVESVNGGRWAPTQPREQRVSGSDCIPSGGAPGFTTSDTRIIRDLAGNEISRETQTTVYDPQPIVRCS, encoded by the coding sequence GTGAGTGAGTCAAAGAGCCGGGATTCGGGCGGGCGAGGTGCCCGGGTCCTCATCGGTGTCATCGTCGGTCTGCTGGCCGTCTTCGGCATCGCCTACGGCGTGGATTACGCGCTGACCAGGGGCGATGTTCCCCGCGGCACGACCGTCGGCGGGATTGCCGTGGGCGGTATGAGCCCGTCGGGGGCCCGCGAGACCCTTGAACGCGAGCTCGGTGGCGTCGTCGACGAGCCCGCCGAGGCCACCGCCGGGGACATGACCTCGTCTTTCATCCCCGCGCAGGCCGGACTGTCCATCAACTGGGACGAGACCGTCGACCAGCTGGGCACCGAGTCCCTCAACCCGCTCGTCCGCCTCGGCGGCCTCTTCGGCACCGAGCGCGAAGCTGAGATTGTCTCAGACATCGACGAGGCACTGCTGACCCCCGAGCTCGACCGGGTCCGTGGTGAACTCTCCCGCGAACCCGCCGACGGCGCCGTCGCGCTTGTCGACGGCCGCGTCGACGTCACCGACCCTGTCAACGGCCAGACCGTCGACGGCGAGGAGCTGCGCTCCGCCGTCACCGCCGACTGGCTCAGGCCCGAGGGCGTGAGCGTCGAACCGGAGGTCACCGAACCCGCCATCGGCGAGGATGCCGTCACGGAGGCCGCCGAAGGCCCGGCCGCCGACGCCGTCTCCACCCCCATCGAGGTCGTCGGGCGGGACGACGTCACCGGCACCATCGCCCAGGACCGCCTCGGCGTCGTGGTCACCTTCGTCCCCGACGGTGAATCACTGCGCACCGACGTCAACACCGAGGCCGCCCAGATCCTCCTCGAGGAACAGCTCGCGGTCACCGAGTCCGAGCGCCAGAACGCCCAGATCAGCTTCTCCGGCGGCTCCCGCCAGATCACCCCGTCGGTCGACGGCGTGAAGATCAACTGGGAGCAGACCACGGAAGGCTTCGCCGACCGCGTACTCTCCGACGACCCGGACCAGCGCCGCTGGGATGCCGCCTACGAGGACGACCCGGCCACCTTCACCACCGAGATGGCCCAGACCGCCACCTTCGACGAGACCGTCGGCTCCTTCACCACCTCCGGTTACTCCGAGGCCTCCGGCATCAACATCTCCCGCGTGGCCTCCACCGTCAACGGCGCGATCGTCGCCCCCGGCGACACCTTCTCCCTCAACGGCTACACCGGACCCCGCGGAGCCGCCCAGGGCTACGTCGAGAGCGGCATCATCATCGAGGGTCGCGCCGGTGAGGCCGTCGGCGGTGGCATCAGCCAGTTCGCCACCACCCTCTACAACGCCGCCTACTTCGCCGGCATGGAGGACGTCGCCCACACCGCGCACAGCTACTACATCTCCCGCTACCCGGTCGGCCGTGAGGCCACCGTCTTCGAGGGCGCGATCGACCTGCAGTTCCGCAACAACTCGCAGTATCCGGTGCGCATCGAGACCTCCGTCGGCGGTGGCGACGTCACCGTCTCCCTCACCGGCGTCAAGACCGTCACCGTCGAATCCGTCAACGGCGGCCGCTGGGCACCCACCCAGCCCCGCGAGCAGCGCGTCTCCGGCTCCGACTGCATCCCCTCCGGCGGTGCCCCCGGCTTCACCACCTCCGACACCCGCATCATCCGCGACCTCGCCGGCAACGAGATCTCCCGCGAGACCCAGACCACCGTCTACGACCCGCAGCCGATCGTGCGGTGCTCCTGA
- a CDS encoding DUF2200 domain-containing protein: MASPEKVFAYPWADIYRLYVAKVERKGRTVEELEEVLTWLTGYDSEQLRTFDGDLRAFFAQAPAMTPHVDQITGVVCGVRVEDIEDPLMQQIRWADKLVDELAKGKKMEKILRG; this comes from the coding sequence ATGGCCTCCCCGGAGAAGGTCTTCGCCTACCCGTGGGCCGACATCTACCGCCTCTACGTGGCCAAGGTCGAGCGCAAGGGCCGCACCGTCGAGGAGCTCGAGGAGGTGCTCACCTGGCTCACCGGCTACGACAGTGAGCAGCTGCGCACCTTCGACGGTGACCTCCGGGCCTTCTTCGCCCAGGCACCCGCGATGACCCCGCACGTCGACCAGATCACCGGCGTCGTCTGCGGCGTACGTGTCGAGGACATCGAAGACCCTCTCATGCAGCAGATCCGCTGGGCCGACAAACTTGTCGACGAACTGGCCAAAGGCAAGAAGATGGAGAAGATCCTCCGGGGCTGA
- a CDS encoding universal stress protein, which translates to MLIAFDGSREAKRAMSYAAQLLVPTHVEILTAWEPLHRTAARTVGMSGLHQAEWVASSAEDDPAYADARETCREGVLLAESLGLEPRAHMVESETSVWSAIVDAARELRPDVIVTGTRAVSGWRSLWQPSTAGSVLQNAGIPVFIVPPEQETESGAES; encoded by the coding sequence ATGCTCATCGCCTTCGACGGGTCACGGGAGGCGAAACGTGCCATGAGCTACGCCGCCCAGCTGCTCGTGCCCACCCACGTGGAGATCCTCACCGCCTGGGAGCCCCTGCACCGCACCGCCGCCCGCACCGTCGGTATGTCGGGCCTGCACCAGGCGGAGTGGGTGGCCAGCTCCGCCGAGGACGACCCCGCCTACGCCGACGCCCGGGAGACCTGCCGGGAGGGCGTCCTGCTCGCCGAGTCCCTCGGGCTGGAGCCGCGGGCCCACATGGTCGAGTCGGAGACGTCGGTGTGGTCGGCGATCGTGGATGCGGCCCGGGAGCTGCGCCCGGACGTCATCGTCACCGGCACCCGGGCTGTCAGTGGCTGGCGGTCCCTGTGGCAGCCGTCCACCGCCGGCAGTGTCCTGCAGAACGCCGGCATTCCGGTGTTCATCGTGCCGCCGGAGCAGGAGACCGAATCCGGCGCCGAGTCCTGA
- a CDS encoding alpha-(1->3)-arabinofuranosyltransferase domain-containing protein, with protein MRHRAQQRRLPPTLLPHALGIVVLAVVIFLQSPGLTAADTKHDLAVDPAGFLVGALHAWTDIFPLGQLQNQAYGYLFPHGAFFVLTDLLPDWVAQRLWWTLVLGVGYSGFLLLLTRLQVGTTGFRVLAALLFALSPRSLTTLTAISSETWPVMLAPWVLVPLFGRLGWRAVAAAVLPVALMGAVNATATLAACVPAGLVLLWRLLRRDRWAGRALGAWLAGCLAVSLWWIGPLLILGRFSAPFTDYIESSFVTTRWLNLIEILRGTTSWAPFVDTERVAGNALVSSPTFVLFTVAVAALGLWGLTLPTTPHRRVWVGMLLVGVAVLGAAHGPFAAQWLAFLDGAGAPLRNLHKFDPLVRLPLLVGLAGLGAQLNLPVTRAQMWSPGRREAAGAMVVLVVAAALAPAWSGRLLPRGAYEHVPAYWQEATNFLNAEAAGTRTLITPPASFARQDWGWTRDEPAQPLLDVPWATRDAVPLVHPEAIRGLDGVLAVLHDDPAAGAAALTRLGIGAVLIRHDLAEGVAAMDPLDADALAEAGGTVREFGADGQIEVVILDPSADLALSAADPVRVAGGGESLALLDAHSGPAPRELVAADADVVTDTPLLTVRNYGTLDGAVSAPLATLAEGSDVRNAVPDYPSAGPLTRVVEHGGQVTAASSAADATSFGGADPARSLTAAVDGHPDTAWWPTPAPPRVSGCRSAPISRWLIRWSRSPPPMTRPCASTPSRSPSRPRNRPRSPCAGAPTPCASPWRSPPRWASRRCPSTARRSNGWSPCPTPPRTSASSPSSAWWWTPACSSASSPPRAR; from the coding sequence ATGAGGCACCGGGCGCAGCAGCGCCGCCTCCCACCCACCCTCCTGCCCCATGCCCTGGGCATCGTGGTCCTGGCGGTGGTGATCTTCCTCCAGTCCCCTGGTCTGACGGCGGCGGACACCAAACATGACCTCGCGGTCGACCCGGCCGGATTCCTCGTCGGCGCCCTGCACGCGTGGACCGACATCTTCCCCCTCGGCCAGCTGCAGAACCAGGCCTACGGCTACCTCTTCCCGCACGGCGCCTTCTTCGTGCTCACGGATCTTCTCCCCGACTGGGTGGCCCAACGCCTGTGGTGGACGCTCGTCCTGGGCGTCGGTTACTCCGGATTCCTCCTGCTGCTCACCCGCCTGCAGGTGGGCACGACCGGGTTCCGGGTGCTGGCGGCGTTGCTGTTCGCCCTGTCGCCGCGGTCGCTGACCACGCTGACGGCCATCTCCTCGGAGACGTGGCCGGTCATGCTCGCCCCCTGGGTACTCGTGCCGTTGTTCGGCCGGCTCGGCTGGCGGGCGGTCGCGGCGGCGGTGCTGCCGGTCGCGCTCATGGGGGCGGTCAATGCCACGGCCACCCTGGCGGCGTGTGTCCCCGCCGGCCTGGTCCTCCTGTGGCGGCTGCTGCGGCGGGACCGGTGGGCGGGCCGGGCCCTGGGCGCCTGGCTGGCCGGGTGCCTGGCGGTCAGCCTGTGGTGGATCGGCCCGCTGCTCATCCTCGGGCGCTTCTCGGCACCGTTCACGGACTACATCGAGTCGAGCTTCGTCACCACCCGCTGGCTCAACCTCATCGAGATCCTCCGGGGCACGACGAGCTGGGCACCGTTCGTCGACACCGAGCGGGTCGCCGGCAACGCACTCGTCTCCTCCCCGACGTTCGTGCTGTTCACCGTCGCCGTCGCGGCGCTCGGCCTGTGGGGGCTGACCCTGCCCACCACCCCGCACCGGCGGGTGTGGGTGGGCATGCTCCTGGTCGGCGTGGCCGTCCTCGGCGCGGCCCACGGCCCGTTCGCCGCCCAGTGGCTGGCCTTCCTCGACGGGGCCGGAGCCCCGCTGCGTAACCTGCACAAGTTCGACCCGCTGGTGCGCCTCCCGCTGCTCGTGGGGCTGGCCGGGCTGGGCGCCCAGCTGAACCTGCCGGTGACGCGGGCGCAGATGTGGTCGCCGGGACGCCGGGAAGCGGCCGGTGCCATGGTCGTCCTCGTCGTCGCCGCGGCGCTCGCTCCCGCCTGGTCGGGCCGGCTCCTGCCACGCGGGGCCTACGAGCACGTGCCGGCGTACTGGCAGGAGGCGACGAACTTCCTCAACGCCGAGGCCGCGGGCACCCGTACGCTCATCACCCCGCCCGCCTCCTTCGCCCGCCAGGACTGGGGGTGGACCCGCGACGAACCGGCCCAGCCGCTGCTCGACGTCCCGTGGGCCACCCGCGATGCCGTCCCGCTGGTGCACCCGGAGGCGATCCGGGGCCTCGACGGGGTGCTCGCCGTGCTCCATGACGACCCCGCCGCCGGCGCCGCCGCACTGACCCGGCTGGGCATCGGCGCCGTGCTCATCCGCCACGACCTCGCCGAGGGGGTCGCCGCGATGGACCCGCTCGACGCCGACGCGCTCGCCGAGGCCGGCGGCACGGTGCGGGAGTTCGGCGCGGACGGCCAGATCGAGGTGGTGATCCTCGACCCGTCCGCCGACCTCGCCCTCTCCGCAGCCGACCCGGTCCGCGTCGCCGGCGGCGGGGAGTCCCTCGCGCTGCTCGACGCCCACTCCGGCCCAGCTCCCCGCGAACTCGTGGCCGCCGACGCCGACGTGGTCACCGACACCCCGCTGCTTACCGTCCGCAACTACGGCACCCTCGACGGCGCGGTCTCCGCCCCGCTGGCCACCCTCGCCGAGGGGTCCGACGTCCGCAACGCCGTCCCCGACTACCCCTCCGCCGGGCCCCTGACCCGTGTCGTCGAACACGGCGGGCAGGTCACCGCCGCCAGCTCCGCGGCGGACGCCACCAGCTTCGGTGGGGCGGACCCGGCGCGCTCGCTCACCGCGGCCGTCGACGGTCATCCGGACACCGCGTGGTGGCCCACCCCGGCCCCGCCGAGGGTCAGTGGCTGCAGGTCCGCCCCGATCAGCCGTTGGTTGATCCGGTGGTCACGGTCACCGCCACCGATGACACGACCGTGCGCATCAACTCCGTCGAGGTCTCCCTCGAGGCCGAGGAACCGACCGAGATCGCCCTGCGCGGGCGCACCGACGCCCTGCGCCTCACCCTGGCGGAGCCCACCCCGGTGGGCATCGCGGAGGTGTCCATCGACGGCGCGCCGGTCGAACGGGTGGTCACCGTGCCCGACACCTCCCCGGACGTCCGCCAGTTCGCCTTCCAGCGCCTGGTGGTGGACACCGGCGTGCTCATCCGCGAGTTCACCGCCCCGCGCCCGATGA
- the dcd gene encoding dCTP deaminase, whose amino-acid sequence MLLSDRDIRSAVDSGALGIEPFDPANIQPSSVDVRMDKFFRVFNNSKYTHIDPKLQQDELTSLVEVAEGESFVLHPGEFVLASTLEKFTLPTDLAGRLEGKSSLGRLGLLTHSTAGFIDPGFSGYITLELSNVANLPMTLWPGMKVGQLALFTMSSPAETPYGSGALGSKYQGQRGPTPSKSYLNFR is encoded by the coding sequence GTGCTTCTCTCCGATCGTGACATCCGTTCCGCCGTCGACTCCGGCGCGTTGGGTATCGAGCCCTTCGACCCCGCCAACATCCAGCCGTCGAGCGTGGACGTGCGCATGGACAAGTTCTTCCGGGTGTTCAACAACTCGAAGTACACCCACATCGATCCGAAGCTGCAGCAGGATGAGCTGACCAGCCTCGTCGAGGTCGCCGAGGGGGAGTCCTTCGTGCTCCACCCCGGCGAGTTCGTCCTGGCCTCCACCCTGGAGAAGTTCACCCTGCCGACAGATCTCGCCGGCCGCCTGGAGGGTAAATCCTCCCTGGGCCGCCTCGGCCTGCTCACGCACTCCACCGCCGGGTTCATCGACCCCGGGTTCTCGGGCTACATCACCCTGGAGCTGTCGAATGTGGCGAACCTGCCGATGACGCTGTGGCCGGGGATGAAGGTCGGTCAGCTGGCGCTGTTCACGATGTCCTCGCCGGCGGAGACCCCCTACGGCAGCGGTGCGCTGGGGTCGAAGTATCAGGGGCAGCGGGGGCCGACCCCGTCGAAGTCGTACCTCAACTTCCGCTGA